A section of the Candidatus Thermoplasmatota archaeon genome encodes:
- a CDS encoding class I SAM-dependent methyltransferase: MRLDWKIDQDARSICWKGLMDAPREMVKDRSFSVILDLGSSNGAFGKLISMDREARIIGVDISHGAAPAETVEFIRADILHLPFKDESFDLVSARAILHHVPDDVESAVKEAGRVLRSGQVLICQEPTSDNLVSELARRIFRTVLHNPSERAFSSARLKRAVSSSLTMLEARYHLIFVYLLPHLASRLSGRLRRMLLGLSKLLVQVDERLLAKGRFWRRRAAYVTVSAVKSPAQEP; the protein is encoded by the coding sequence ATGAGGCTTGACTGGAAGATAGATCAAGATGCCAGAAGTATCTGCTGGAAGGGGCTGATGGACGCACCGAGAGAGATGGTGAAGGACCGCTCGTTCTCTGTGATCCTCGATCTGGGCTCCTCCAACGGCGCTTTTGGGAAGCTCATCTCAATGGACAGGGAGGCGAGGATCATCGGCGTCGACATAAGCCATGGCGCGGCTCCAGCCGAGACAGTGGAGTTCATCCGGGCGGACATCCTCCATCTTCCATTCAAGGACGAATCGTTCGACCTCGTGTCCGCGAGGGCTATCCTGCACCACGTGCCGGATGACGTCGAAAGTGCTGTCAAAGAGGCGGGACGGGTTCTCCGCAGCGGGCAGGTCCTCATATGTCAAGAACCCACATCTGACAATCTCGTTTCCGAGCTAGCGCGTAGGATCTTCCGGACTGTGCTTCACAATCCGTCGGAGAGGGCCTTCTCCTCCGCAAGGCTCAAGCGGGCGGTGTCGAGCAGCCTGACGATGTTGGAGGCAAGATATCACCTCATCTTCGTCTATCTCCTGCCGCACTTGGCGTCCCGGCTCAGCGGCCGCTTGAGGAGGATGCTTCTCGGCCTGAGCAAGCTGTTGGTCCAGGTCGACGAAAGGCTGCTCGCAAAAGGGCGCTTCTGGAGGAGAAGAGCCGCCTACGTCACGGTCTCGGCGGTGAAATCCCCCGCTCAAGAGCCGTAA
- a CDS encoding methytransferase partner Trm112 → MKRDLMDILCCPVCKSDLELKVEREEGDEIVTGDLFCSKCDHAFKIEDGIPNLLPPDFK, encoded by the coding sequence GTGAAAAGGGACCTAATGGACATACTATGTTGCCCTGTCTGCAAGTCCGATCTTGAGCTGAAGGTCGAGCGCGAGGAGGGAGACGAGATCGTTACTGGAGACCTCTTCTGTTCAAAGTGCGATCACGCATTCAAGATAGAAGACGGTATCCCCAACCTTCTCCCGCCAGACTTCAAATGA
- the larA gene encoding nickel-dependent lactate racemase → MRVEVPYGDGTLSAAIPESAHVTVLEPKEVPPKDEIGLLKEAMSDPISFTPLSEFLSSSSELLIVVNDATRQTPTAKALEGLSEILRHKKPEFLIATGSHRAPTEDEMGSIFGKFHHEYKDRIGYHDSRNGEMVELGVTSRGTPVRVNKKVLEFDKIVLINSVEPHYFAGYSGGRKSILPGVSSYETIEANHKFALEPAARTMSLKGNPIHEDMVEAVGFLDQEKLFSINLVLDGQKRIYFAGAGDITDSFMEAVKYSHEVNSVPVRGPADLVITAASPPSDINLYQSQKALDNAKLVARKGGTIVFVTKCREGIGKREFFDLIAREDDPASVIEKLKSGYKLGWHKAAKMAEMAMEFQILAITALPPENIRSIFMDPFSDLQSAIDHALRSLGEDPSIAVMPAGGLTVPRVRE, encoded by the coding sequence GTGAGAGTGGAGGTCCCTTATGGCGACGGGACCCTCTCGGCTGCAATCCCTGAGAGCGCCCACGTGACCGTCCTCGAGCCAAAGGAGGTCCCGCCGAAAGATGAGATCGGGCTCCTGAAAGAGGCGATGTCGGACCCGATATCCTTCACACCGCTTTCCGAGTTCCTGAGCAGTAGTAGCGAGCTTCTCATCGTGGTAAACGATGCGACAAGGCAGACTCCCACCGCAAAGGCGCTGGAGGGGCTGAGTGAGATCCTTCGTCACAAGAAGCCCGAGTTTCTGATCGCCACAGGGTCTCACAGGGCCCCGACCGAGGACGAGATGGGCTCCATTTTCGGGAAGTTCCACCACGAATACAAGGATCGGATCGGCTACCACGACTCCAGGAACGGCGAGATGGTCGAGCTCGGGGTCACATCGCGGGGAACGCCTGTGAGGGTTAACAAGAAAGTCCTCGAATTCGACAAGATCGTTCTGATAAACTCAGTAGAACCACACTACTTCGCTGGCTATTCTGGCGGGAGGAAGTCGATCCTCCCCGGGGTCTCATCGTACGAGACGATCGAGGCGAACCACAAGTTCGCTCTGGAGCCAGCCGCCAGGACGATGTCATTGAAAGGGAACCCGATCCACGAGGACATGGTCGAAGCCGTCGGATTCCTGGACCAAGAGAAGCTGTTCTCCATCAACCTCGTACTGGACGGGCAGAAGAGGATATACTTCGCCGGTGCGGGGGACATCACGGATTCCTTCATGGAAGCCGTCAAGTACTCTCACGAGGTCAACTCCGTCCCGGTGAGGGGGCCCGCCGACCTCGTCATCACTGCAGCATCGCCGCCCTCGGATATCAACCTGTATCAGTCTCAGAAGGCCCTCGACAACGCTAAGCTCGTCGCCCGGAAGGGGGGAACGATTGTCTTCGTTACGAAATGCAGGGAAGGAATCGGGAAGAGGGAGTTCTTCGATCTGATCGCGAGGGAGGACGATCCAGCCTCCGTAATCGAGAAGCTCAAGTCAGGCTACAAGCTCGGCTGGCACAAGGCAGCGAAGATGGCGGAGATGGCCATGGAGTTCCAGATTCTCGCCATAACGGCTCTACCGCCAGAGAACATCAGGAGCATCTTCATGGACCCGTTCTCGGACCTGCAGTCCGCCATCGATCACGCACTTCGATCTCTCGGAGAGGACCCATCTATCGCGGTCATGCCGGCCGGAGGACTCACGGTGCCTAGAGTCCGAGAATGA
- a CDS encoding type IV pilin yields MNSRGVSPVIAVVLLISITVVLASVVYITVSSLVTSTPNPPPMILLSKLTSDPGTAAFEVTGAPENALASRLFSVVLPINRTVDEASRMDPLEPGTVGNVI; encoded by the coding sequence ATGAACTCGAGGGGTGTGTCCCCCGTCATAGCGGTGGTGTTATTGATATCCATCACTGTCGTTCTTGCATCCGTCGTATACATCACGGTATCCTCGCTTGTGACCAGCACGCCGAATCCACCGCCGATGATTCTTCTCTCCAAGCTAACCTCGGACCCGGGAACTGCTGCTTTTGAAGTGACTGGGGCACCCGAGAACGCTCTGGCCTCCCGCCTCTTCTCCGTGGTGCTGCCAATCAATAGGACAGTCGACGAGGCGAGCAGAATGGATCCGTTGGAACCGGGAACTGTCGGCAACGTCATATAA
- a CDS encoding class I SAM-dependent methyltransferase — MGEHPVLPDEKAARRRWLRRLEDIDNLLSLLEPFLDRPLKDCRAVDLGCGPGSLSIPIAMRVRDVVGIDNNERLIGMAEDWAEKENINNARFEAVSIYDYDGAGSFDIAICSDVIEHVPDQRGLVKVLVEALQVGGAFYMTTNNKLWPMEGHHKLPFLSYLPRSWADRYVRLMGRGNRFRIYPLTLSELKRILDEFPLTYELQPPRNPRTILYKFGKKLVQANEVFWNLANAFQVVGVRSE, encoded by the coding sequence ATGGGTGAGCATCCAGTCCTTCCAGATGAGAAGGCGGCAAGAAGGAGATGGTTGAGAAGACTGGAGGACATCGACAATCTGCTCTCCCTTCTCGAGCCGTTCCTTGACAGACCGCTGAAGGACTGCCGTGCGGTGGACCTCGGCTGCGGCCCAGGATCCCTCTCGATTCCCATCGCGATGAGGGTGAGAGACGTCGTCGGCATAGACAATAACGAGAGGCTCATCGGCATGGCGGAGGACTGGGCAGAGAAGGAGAACATCAACAATGCGAGATTCGAGGCCGTCTCCATCTATGACTACGATGGGGCGGGGAGCTTCGATATCGCGATATGCAGCGATGTCATCGAACACGTCCCGGATCAGAGAGGACTGGTCAAGGTGCTCGTGGAGGCCTTGCAGGTCGGTGGTGCGTTCTACATGACCACAAACAACAAGCTCTGGCCCATGGAAGGACACCACAAGCTCCCCTTCCTGTCATATCTTCCGAGAAGCTGGGCGGATCGATACGTGAGGCTGATGGGAAGGGGAAATCGCTTCAGAATCTATCCTCTGACCCTTTCCGAGCTGAAGAGGATACTGGACGAGTTCCCGCTGACGTACGAGCTGCAGCCACCGAGGAATCCCAGAACGATTCTCTACAAGTTCGGGAAGAAGCTCGTCCAAGCGAACGAGGTCTTCTGGAATCTGGCCAATGCCTTCCAAGTGGTGGGGGTGAGGTCGGAATGA
- a CDS encoding site-2 protease family protein — MPGSNSSYRATYVARPPTRLRFSRVELQQIGISIFVLSLAFTIFFTKPLHYEIDPFEFAFYFGVSLAAVVTGFAFHEMAHKLLAQKYGCWAEFRMSSFGLLFALATALMGFIFAAPGAVYISGRITKAQNGKISVAGPLMNAAVGGAFLALAFALAVVAPGWVFVPLTIAFINLILGTFNMIPFPPFDGSKVLSWNIGVYALTVAIVGTLLATAWFFGQILVILGL; from the coding sequence GTGCCTGGAAGCAACAGCTCTTACCGCGCCACGTACGTCGCCAGACCGCCCACAAGATTAAGGTTCAGCAGAGTCGAGCTCCAACAGATAGGGATCTCGATATTCGTTCTCTCTCTGGCTTTCACGATATTCTTCACCAAGCCATTGCACTATGAGATTGACCCGTTCGAGTTCGCGTTCTATTTCGGCGTCTCCTTGGCCGCGGTCGTCACTGGCTTTGCATTTCATGAGATGGCCCACAAGCTCCTCGCCCAGAAGTACGGGTGCTGGGCGGAGTTCCGCATGAGTTCCTTTGGGCTGCTCTTCGCACTCGCCACGGCGTTGATGGGGTTCATCTTCGCGGCCCCCGGCGCGGTGTATATCAGTGGCCGAATCACGAAGGCGCAGAACGGGAAGATCAGCGTGGCGGGCCCACTGATGAACGCTGCCGTTGGGGGTGCGTTCCTGGCACTGGCGTTCGCCCTTGCCGTCGTTGCGCCGGGGTGGGTCTTCGTTCCTTTGACCATCGCCTTCATCAACCTCATCTTGGGGACGTTCAACATGATTCCATTCCCTCCATTTGACGGCTCAAAGGTCCTCAGCTGGAACATCGGAGTCTATGCTCTGACCGTTGCCATCGTGGGCACTCTGCTCGCTACCGCCTGGTTCTTCGGCCAAATCCTCGTCATTCTCGGACTCTAG
- a CDS encoding universal stress protein: MGDVLVAYDGSEGSRKALEKAESMLKEGDQLVAVYVLPTKEIDGFAYFDYELTREKAQEALNDVVEELKSRDVDAIGIFREGDVAEEIIKIAADIQCDMIVIGSKGLSKVGTFTLGSVAEKVARHSNRMVLIVR; encoded by the coding sequence GTGGGAGATGTTCTTGTTGCCTACGACGGTTCCGAGGGCTCCAGAAAGGCCCTGGAGAAAGCCGAGTCGATGCTCAAGGAAGGCGACCAGCTCGTGGCCGTCTACGTCCTGCCGACGAAGGAGATTGACGGCTTCGCCTACTTCGACTACGAGCTCACCCGCGAGAAGGCGCAGGAGGCCCTCAACGACGTGGTGGAGGAGCTCAAGTCGAGGGACGTGGACGCCATAGGCATCTTCCGGGAGGGCGATGTCGCCGAGGAGATAATCAAGATCGCCGCCGACATCCAGTGCGATATGATCGTGATAGGCTCGAAGGGACTCAGCAAGGTCGGGACCTTCACGCTGGGAAGCGTTGCCGAGAAGGTTGCCCGGCACTCCAACCGGATGGTTCTCATTGTCAGGTGA
- a CDS encoding RDD family protein: MVTGFDLLGHSRSIQDHWARRVIAFGVDVVLVTFPVWILLQFVPTVNVALFGLLSGLCLFTYSSLFETYVGKTPGKELMSLRVDSTAGSMSLSSGMLRSIAKFFWYIFPLMDTLLGMATEGDPRQRLTDRVAGTVVVRVAHVSPRRVKVKRAPVPEEQ; the protein is encoded by the coding sequence ATGGTTACAGGATTTGATCTCCTCGGTCATAGCAGGAGCATTCAGGACCACTGGGCGAGAAGGGTGATTGCGTTCGGCGTTGACGTCGTTCTCGTGACGTTCCCAGTATGGATACTCCTTCAGTTCGTTCCTACGGTGAACGTCGCGCTGTTCGGTCTGCTCTCAGGCCTTTGCCTTTTCACGTACTCGTCCCTGTTCGAGACGTATGTCGGCAAGACACCTGGGAAGGAGCTCATGAGCCTGCGTGTGGATTCCACGGCCGGATCCATGAGCCTGTCCTCCGGAATGCTCAGGAGCATAGCCAAGTTCTTCTGGTACATCTTCCCCCTGATGGACACCCTGCTCGGAATGGCGACCGAGGGGGACCCTCGGCAGAGGCTCACTGACAGAGTGGCAGGCACGGTCGTCGTCAGAGTGGCTCACGTGTCCCCGAGGAGGGTGAAGGTGAAGAGGGCCCCAGTCCCTGAGGAACAGTGA
- a CDS encoding orotidine 5'-phosphate decarboxylase, protein MAEEARLQVALDLMQLDRAIQIARESVEGGVDWLEAGTPLIKSEGMESVRALKKEFAGQRIVADMKTMDTGAFEVEIASKAGSDIIVIMAQADDTTILESVKAARRYGSEIMADLIGVEDPVRRTKEVQELGIDYLCVHVSIDEQMIAKGPLETLRAVCEVARVPVAVAGGLNSETVAEAVKAGASVVIVGGAIIKAAKVKEATEAIKEALRTQKIVKTDLYMKYGEEDLREAFEKVSTSNIADAMQRRGPMEGIVPRITHGTKMVGRAVTVKTVDGDWAKPIEAIDVAQEGEVIVIDAGGGRVALWGELASWSCKMKEVAGVVIDGSVRDIDEIIEMGFPVFSRHISPHAGEPKGHGEINCEVSCGGRMVSPGDWIVGDGTGVVVVPKRGSVEIANRALDVLERENRIREEIRRGSTLSQVLDLKKWEKVG, encoded by the coding sequence ATGGCGGAGGAGGCAAGACTCCAGGTCGCGCTTGACCTGATGCAGCTCGATAGGGCCATTCAGATAGCAAGGGAGTCCGTTGAGGGTGGCGTCGACTGGTTGGAGGCGGGAACGCCGCTGATAAAAAGCGAGGGGATGGAATCGGTTAGGGCGCTCAAGAAGGAGTTCGCTGGCCAAAGAATCGTCGCGGACATGAAGACGATGGACACTGGAGCATTCGAAGTCGAGATCGCATCCAAGGCGGGTTCGGACATAATCGTGATCATGGCGCAGGCGGATGACACAACCATCCTGGAATCAGTGAAGGCCGCGAGACGCTATGGGTCGGAGATCATGGCGGACCTGATAGGCGTTGAGGATCCCGTTCGGAGGACAAAGGAGGTCCAGGAGCTCGGGATCGACTATCTCTGCGTGCACGTCAGCATCGATGAGCAGATGATAGCCAAAGGGCCGCTAGAGACGCTCAGGGCGGTCTGCGAGGTTGCGAGGGTCCCCGTGGCCGTGGCGGGTGGACTGAACTCTGAGACCGTGGCGGAGGCCGTGAAGGCCGGTGCCAGCGTCGTCATTGTGGGCGGGGCGATTATAAAGGCCGCCAAGGTCAAGGAGGCCACCGAAGCGATAAAGGAGGCCCTCAGGACACAGAAGATAGTCAAGACGGACCTCTACATGAAGTACGGGGAGGAGGACCTGAGGGAGGCCTTCGAGAAGGTGTCCACTTCCAACATAGCGGACGCCATGCAGAGGAGGGGCCCAATGGAAGGCATAGTCCCCCGCATAACGCATGGTACGAAGATGGTCGGTCGGGCAGTCACGGTGAAGACGGTCGACGGTGACTGGGCGAAGCCTATAGAGGCCATCGACGTCGCGCAGGAGGGTGAAGTGATAGTCATCGACGCAGGGGGCGGAAGAGTCGCGCTCTGGGGCGAACTGGCCTCTTGGAGCTGCAAGATGAAGGAAGTGGCCGGCGTCGTGATCGACGGGTCGGTGAGAGACATCGATGAGATAATCGAAATGGGTTTTCCCGTGTTCTCGCGACATATATCCCCCCACGCTGGCGAGCCCAAAGGTCACGGTGAAATCAACTGCGAGGTCTCGTGTGGCGGGCGGATGGTTTCTCCGGGTGACTGGATAGTCGGAGACGGGACCGGTGTCGTCGTCGTTCCGAAGAGGGGTTCCGTGGAGATCGCGAACCGCGCCCTTGACGTCCTTGAGCGGGAGAACAGGATTCGCGAGGAGATCCGGAGGGGCTCAACCCTGTCTCAGGTTCTCGATCTGAAGAAGTGGGAGAAGGTGGGATAG
- a CDS encoding AAA family ATPase, with amino-acid sequence MAPKVDLSTSTRERCVTGIQGLDNALDGGIPRGNTILVTGSCGTGKTTLSLEFLVHGALDGETCLFISVTEASSKLLTNIIPYDFFEESLIKKGKLIFVDMPVVYERLGLNKLEFSLEEVDVLVRAVSDIVKEMDVKRLVIDSITSVCYRLRTQEKIRDFILKIGATLSSLGCTSVLVSEISPAEERYSLFGVEEAIADGIIFMGNLERRGDLLRTLQVVKMRGTQHSRTKYVLDLTSAGVLLVPLLKGGSVAGG; translated from the coding sequence ATGGCACCTAAGGTGGACCTTTCAACCTCAACCCGGGAGAGATGCGTAACAGGTATCCAGGGCTTGGACAACGCTCTGGACGGAGGGATACCGAGAGGGAACACTATCCTCGTAACCGGCAGTTGCGGAACAGGAAAGACGACCCTGAGCCTCGAGTTCCTCGTTCACGGAGCGCTTGACGGCGAGACATGTCTGTTCATATCCGTCACTGAGGCGTCCTCCAAGCTGCTGACGAACATCATTCCGTACGACTTCTTCGAGGAGAGCCTGATAAAGAAGGGAAAGCTCATCTTCGTCGACATGCCGGTCGTCTACGAAAGACTGGGTCTGAATAAGCTGGAGTTCTCGCTGGAAGAGGTGGATGTCCTTGTGAGAGCGGTATCGGACATTGTCAAGGAGATGGACGTGAAGAGGCTCGTCATAGACTCCATAACATCCGTCTGCTACAGGCTCAGGACCCAGGAGAAGATCAGGGACTTCATTCTCAAGATCGGAGCGACGCTGTCCTCGCTTGGCTGTACCAGCGTACTCGTCTCCGAGATATCCCCCGCAGAGGAGAGATACTCTCTTTTCGGCGTCGAAGAGGCAATCGCGGACGGGATCATATTCATGGGCAATCTGGAGAGGAGAGGGGACCTGCTCAGAACACTGCAGGTGGTGAAGATGAGGGGTACCCAGCACTCGCGGACGAAGTATGTCTTGGACCTGACTTCGGCCGGAGTCCTCTTGGTGCCTCTGCTGAAGGGAGGGAGCGTGGCGGGAGGATAG
- a CDS encoding RAD55 family ATPase: protein MDTVTTGIPALDKSLMDGIPRGFTLLVAGPPGSGTELFAKQFASAGIDSENVAYFTTTERDLDVTSTMEHFGWKSSMKIINIADQYYDNVLSKELEISRYRQEGITMKDLMAATKEKVDDRGGMNFLTALTYETSRLDPPFRVVVDSLDFFLEYYDHVDVLSSLRTIKGHTQHQEGVALLTLLTGVYATRTQSSVEEIVDCSIELQRERVENTFKNYLVIRKVRNHPEMTGIHEYTITKEGITPK, encoded by the coding sequence ATGGACACGGTGACAACAGGAATCCCCGCTCTGGACAAGTCCCTCATGGATGGGATACCCAGGGGCTTCACCCTGCTGGTCGCGGGACCGCCTGGCTCTGGGACAGAGCTCTTCGCGAAGCAGTTCGCGAGCGCGGGGATAGACTCCGAGAACGTCGCTTACTTCACCACGACGGAGAGGGATCTGGACGTTACGTCCACGATGGAGCACTTCGGCTGGAAGTCGAGCATGAAGATAATCAACATCGCTGACCAGTACTACGACAACGTGCTCTCCAAGGAGCTCGAGATAAGCCGCTACCGCCAGGAGGGGATAACGATGAAGGATCTCATGGCTGCCACGAAGGAGAAGGTGGATGACAGGGGCGGGATGAACTTCCTCACCGCCTTGACGTACGAGACGTCCAGACTGGATCCTCCGTTCCGAGTCGTGGTGGACTCGCTGGACTTCTTCCTGGAGTACTACGACCATGTGGACGTCCTTTCCTCCCTGAGGACTATAAAGGGTCACACCCAGCATCAGGAGGGAGTGGCTCTGCTCACACTGTTAACGGGAGTCTATGCTACTCGCACCCAGAGCAGCGTTGAGGAGATAGTAGACTGCTCGATCGAGCTTCAGAGGGAGAGGGTAGAGAACACGTTCAAGAACTACCTTGTCATCAGGAAAGTGAGGAACCATCCAGAGATGACTGGAATCCACGAGTACACCATAACGAAAGAGGGTATCACACCGAAATAA
- a CDS encoding DUF367 family protein yields the protein MSIRLYAYDAKACDPKKCTARKLARMDMITLTNSPKGLPRGCVLLNPTSDRAVSREDEKYAARRGLAALDLSWKHPAFPEVRGAIDRALPYLIAANPVNYGKPFQLSTAEALAAALFIMGHEDQSLAVLNKFKWGPGFLTLNKEPLMLYAKAKTSEEVVEVQDEFI from the coding sequence GTGAGCATCAGGCTCTATGCTTACGATGCCAAGGCTTGCGATCCTAAGAAGTGCACGGCGAGAAAGCTGGCCAGGATGGACATGATCACGCTCACCAACAGTCCGAAGGGCCTGCCAAGGGGTTGCGTCCTCCTGAACCCGACCTCTGACAGGGCGGTCTCAAGAGAGGATGAGAAGTACGCAGCGAGGAGGGGGCTGGCGGCACTCGACCTCAGCTGGAAGCATCCCGCTTTCCCGGAGGTACGGGGCGCCATAGACAGGGCCCTTCCATACCTAATAGCCGCGAATCCCGTCAACTATGGCAAGCCGTTCCAACTGTCAACAGCGGAGGCCCTGGCCGCCGCCCTCTTCATCATGGGCCACGAGGACCAGAGCCTTGCGGTTCTTAACAAGTTCAAATGGGGTCCCGGTTTCCTGACGCTCAACAAGGAACCGCTCATGCTGTATGCGAAGGCCAAGACCAGCGAGGAGGTTGTCGAGGTCCAGGACGAGTTCATTTGA
- a CDS encoding GYD domain-containing protein, protein MKLMPGQYEDATRLCKHPKIPENVEIKTFLGLFGKPDVLIIFEAPDPTAAADFAIQFGRVAESTTAVALPIEEFKWTW, encoded by the coding sequence TTGAAACTTATGCCAGGGCAGTATGAGGATGCCACAAGGCTCTGCAAGCATCCCAAGATCCCAGAGAACGTGGAGATCAAGACGTTCCTCGGTCTTTTCGGTAAGCCCGATGTGCTGATAATCTTCGAGGCTCCCGATCCGACCGCCGCCGCTGACTTCGCTATTCAGTTCGGTCGGGTTGCGGAGTCCACAACGGCTGTGGCCCTGCCCATAGAGGAGTTCAAGTGGACTTGGTAG
- a CDS encoding type IV pilin yields the protein MKYIRRNEKAVSPVIATILMVAITVVLAAVLYVMVSGLIGTGSSGAPTIDIMQKGVGIGEYELKVTPDRGVGYSSYEVSVLMDGTAWSGFPKALSAGLIGSGPANENLTYTDVAGVDTLTKGDFFTLEGLSSGSTYELLLIWAADDGVITSEIINVP from the coding sequence ATGAAGTACATACGAAGGAATGAGAAGGCTGTGTCTCCGGTTATTGCTACCATTCTCATGGTGGCGATTACCGTGGTACTTGCAGCTGTGCTGTACGTGATGGTGTCTGGCCTGATCGGTACTGGCTCTAGCGGTGCGCCGACTATCGACATTATGCAGAAGGGAGTCGGAATTGGTGAATACGAACTTAAAGTGACACCCGACAGAGGAGTAGGATACAGCTCCTATGAGGTATCCGTCCTAATGGACGGAACTGCATGGAGTGGTTTCCCGAAGGCTTTGAGCGCGGGACTCATCGGATCGGGTCCAGCGAATGAGAACCTGACCTACACGGATGTGGCGGGCGTCGATACGCTCACCAAAGGGGACTTCTTCACCTTGGAGGGCTTGTCCTCAGGTTCTACGTACGAACTCTTATTGATCTGGGCAGCCGATGACGGCGTGATAACGAGCGAAATCATCAACGTACCGTAG